One genomic segment of Flagellimonas marinaquae includes these proteins:
- a CDS encoding homoserine kinase, with translation MEEIKVFCPATIANVSCGFDVLGLALDSVGDRMTVRKTSENGIRITKITGQDLPLATEKNVAGVAGTALLEKSDYQGGFEIEIDKRIKPGSGIGSSAASSAGAVWAMNELLNRPFSDLELVEFAMQGEKMASDVAHADNVAPAVFGGFTLVRSYDPLDIVSIPTPSELYATVIHPQIEIKTSDSRKILKTTISMQQGIQQWGNLGGLIAGLFKNDYDLIGRSLHDHIVEPIRSILIPAFDEIKTNALKSGALGSGISGSGPSIFALSRGEKIARHVADSMTETYQNIGVDFDIHISKINNQGVKKIN, from the coding sequence ATGGAAGAAATCAAAGTATTTTGCCCGGCAACCATAGCAAATGTCTCCTGTGGGTTCGATGTGCTCGGATTGGCCCTGGACTCGGTAGGTGACCGGATGACAGTTCGCAAAACATCGGAAAACGGAATCCGAATCACCAAGATTACGGGACAGGACCTACCATTGGCAACCGAAAAAAATGTGGCTGGTGTAGCAGGAACGGCCTTATTGGAAAAAAGCGACTACCAAGGGGGGTTTGAGATCGAGATTGACAAACGTATAAAACCTGGTAGTGGTATTGGAAGCAGTGCCGCCAGTTCCGCAGGTGCCGTTTGGGCCATGAACGAATTATTGAACAGGCCATTTTCCGATCTTGAACTAGTTGAATTTGCCATGCAAGGAGAAAAAATGGCCAGCGATGTGGCCCATGCGGACAACGTAGCACCTGCCGTTTTTGGTGGATTCACATTGGTTCGAAGCTATGATCCCTTGGATATTGTTTCCATACCTACACCTTCGGAGCTGTACGCAACGGTCATTCATCCGCAAATTGAGATTAAGACCTCGGATTCCCGAAAAATTTTAAAAACCACGATTTCCATGCAACAGGGCATACAGCAATGGGGCAATTTAGGAGGATTGATCGCCGGACTGTTCAAAAATGACTACGATCTTATTGGCCGTTCATTGCACGACCATATTGTGGAGCCCATTCGTTCAATTTTGATTCCAGCATTTGATGAAATAAAAACCAACGCCCTAAAATCAGGGGCACTAGGAAGTGGAATTTCGGGCTCTGGACCTTCCATTTTTGCATTGAGCAGAGGAGAAAAAATTGCAAGGCACGTGGCTGATTCCATGACCGAGACCTATCAAAATATCGGAGTGGATTTCGATATCCACATTTCCAAAATCAACAACCAAGGCGTTAAAAAAATTAACTAG
- the thrC gene encoding threonine synthase: MRFYSLNNPTIQASFKEAVIAGIAPDKGLYFPESITPLSADFFEKLDELSDHEIAFRAIHQFVKEDIPDVDLKTIIKNTLDFDFPVKEIEDNVAVLELFHGPTMAFKDVGARFMANCLGYFSKGGKQDVTVLVATSGDTGGAVANGFLGVDGVKVVILYPSGKVSEIQEKQLTTLGENIEAMEVDGVFDDCQRMVKTAFLDKEITDCKQLTSANSINVARWLPQLFYFLFAYKQAKAKGKEIVFSVPSGNFGNICAGMVAQKLGMPVKHFVASTNANNVVPKFMANGVYEPVPSVATISNAMDVGDPSNFVRIRELYQNNLDTLRNNLSSYSFSDKTTKTTMEKVHSEAGYVLDPHGAVGYLGLKEYQKEHPNTFGIFLETAHPVKFLDVVEETLGIQPKIPTQILQVMDKEKKSHKISGYEELKSYLMDS, translated from the coding sequence ATGAGGTTTTACAGCTTAAACAACCCAACTATCCAAGCTTCGTTCAAAGAAGCCGTAATTGCCGGAATCGCTCCCGATAAAGGATTATATTTTCCAGAAAGCATAACTCCCCTATCTGCCGATTTTTTTGAAAAATTGGACGAGTTGTCCGATCATGAAATTGCATTTAGGGCCATCCATCAATTTGTAAAAGAAGACATACCGGATGTAGACTTAAAAACAATCATTAAAAACACATTGGACTTTGATTTCCCCGTAAAAGAAATTGAGGATAATGTTGCTGTCCTGGAGCTTTTTCATGGCCCAACTATGGCATTTAAAGATGTTGGTGCACGTTTTATGGCCAACTGTCTTGGCTATTTTTCTAAAGGAGGAAAACAGGATGTTACCGTTTTGGTGGCCACTTCCGGAGATACGGGCGGAGCCGTTGCCAATGGTTTTTTGGGGGTTGATGGTGTAAAAGTGGTAATCCTCTACCCGAGTGGAAAAGTAAGCGAAATCCAAGAGAAACAATTGACCACCTTAGGTGAGAACATTGAGGCCATGGAAGTGGATGGCGTTTTTGATGATTGTCAACGCATGGTAAAAACAGCTTTTTTAGATAAAGAAATTACCGATTGTAAACAGCTAACCTCCGCAAACAGCATCAATGTGGCACGATGGCTTCCGCAGCTATTTTACTTTTTGTTTGCATACAAACAGGCCAAAGCTAAAGGGAAAGAAATTGTTTTCTCCGTACCCTCGGGGAATTTCGGAAACATTTGTGCCGGGATGGTAGCTCAAAAATTGGGAATGCCCGTAAAACATTTTGTGGCCTCTACCAACGCAAATAATGTGGTGCCAAAATTTATGGCAAATGGAGTTTACGAGCCAGTGCCATCCGTGGCGACCATTTCCAATGCCATGGATGTGGGAGATCCGAGCAATTTTGTCCGAATCCGGGAATTATATCAAAATAATTTGGACACCTTGCGCAATAACCTTTCGTCCTATTCCTTTTCCGACAAAACCACTAAAACTACCATGGAAAAAGTGCACTCGGAGGCGGGCTATGTTTTAGATCCACATGGAGCCGTTGGCTACTTAGGTTTAAAGGAATACCAAAAAGAACATCCGAACACATTTGGCATTTTCCTGGAAACGGCACATCCTGTTAAGTTTTTGGATGTGGTGGAGGAAACCCTGGGAATACAACCAAAAATTCCAACCCAAATACTACAGGTAATGGACAAAGAGAAAAAATCACATAAAATCTCTGGTTACGAAGAGTTAAAATCCTATTTAATGGATAGTTAG
- the thrA gene encoding bifunctional aspartate kinase/homoserine dehydrogenase I, whose translation MKVLKFGGTSVANPENINKVKSILKSQKNHSMAVVVSAFGGVTDLLLNASKRASEQDVSYKNFVKEIEDRHIAAIRELIPVKSQSAALSKVKSDLNVLETLLEGAFLIGELTPKLSDKIVSYGELFSSFIISEFLKSEGLDAIFKDSRQLIITDNNFGKATVDFKLTNANCENFFSKNKHGITLLPGFVASSKNGDLTTLGRGGSDYTAAIIAAATNADILEIWTDVSGMYTANPKLVKQAKCVASISYQEAMELSHFGAKVLYPPTIQPVLGKAIPIAIKNTFDPENPGTLISQNNNGNGKTVRGISHVGNISLLSLEGPGMIGIPGISKRFFETLSVKNISIVLITQASSEHSICVGIADDDADLAAEAVNETFEYEIASKRIKPVMVEKDLTIVALVGDNMKSHQGLSGKMFSTLGKNNVNIRAIAQGASERNISAVIKKEDVKKALNSLHETFFEENIKQLNLFVMGVGNVGAKFLEQIRQQKKYLKEELKLNVRVIGISNSKKMVFDENGISLKDWKNALDQGVRTEMEGFFEKVRSLNFRNSIFVDNTASADVSKSYANYLKNSISVVTCNKIASSSDFANYKALKQLAKEYNAPYLFETNVGAGLPIIDTLKHLIASGDKVRKIQAVLSGSLNFVFNTFNDSITFHDVVKQAQNQGYTEPDPTIDLSGVDVMRKILILARESGHQLEIDDIENDAFLPEESLETNSNEAFFESLKKYESDFQKMYKQAKDADCKLKYVAQFEDGKAKVGLQQIPKGHDFYNLEGSDNIVLFYTDRYIEQPLIIKGAGAGADVTASGIFADVVRIGNF comes from the coding sequence ATGAAAGTCTTAAAGTTTGGAGGCACTTCGGTAGCCAATCCAGAGAATATAAATAAGGTAAAATCTATCCTAAAATCACAAAAAAACCACTCCATGGCCGTTGTGGTATCGGCCTTTGGGGGCGTAACCGATCTCCTTCTCAATGCATCAAAACGTGCATCGGAACAAGATGTATCCTATAAAAACTTCGTAAAAGAAATTGAGGACCGACATATAGCCGCCATTCGGGAACTTATTCCGGTAAAATCGCAAAGTGCGGCCCTTAGCAAGGTTAAGAGCGATCTAAACGTGCTGGAAACTTTATTGGAAGGTGCTTTTTTGATCGGTGAACTTACTCCAAAACTATCGGATAAAATTGTAAGCTATGGTGAACTTTTTTCGTCGTTTATTATTAGTGAGTTCTTAAAATCTGAAGGGTTGGACGCCATTTTCAAGGACAGCCGACAACTGATCATAACCGATAATAACTTTGGCAAAGCTACGGTAGATTTTAAACTGACCAATGCCAACTGCGAGAATTTCTTTTCTAAAAACAAACATGGCATTACCTTGTTGCCAGGATTTGTGGCATCCAGCAAAAACGGGGACCTTACCACTTTAGGAAGAGGCGGTTCCGATTATACCGCTGCTATAATCGCTGCCGCAACAAATGCCGATATTTTAGAAATTTGGACCGACGTCAGTGGTATGTACACCGCAAACCCCAAATTGGTGAAGCAGGCCAAATGTGTAGCGTCCATAAGTTATCAAGAAGCCATGGAGCTGTCCCATTTCGGTGCAAAAGTACTCTACCCGCCAACCATACAACCCGTGTTGGGAAAAGCCATACCGATCGCCATAAAAAACACATTCGACCCGGAAAACCCGGGTACGCTCATTTCCCAAAACAACAACGGCAACGGAAAAACAGTAAGAGGCATCAGTCATGTAGGCAATATTAGCCTTCTTTCTCTGGAAGGCCCCGGAATGATTGGTATCCCCGGCATTTCAAAGCGCTTTTTTGAAACCCTCTCGGTAAAGAACATCAGTATTGTATTGATTACCCAAGCATCTTCCGAACACTCCATCTGTGTTGGAATTGCAGATGATGATGCAGATTTGGCCGCAGAGGCGGTAAACGAGACTTTTGAATATGAAATTGCCTCAAAAAGAATAAAGCCCGTAATGGTCGAAAAAGACCTTACCATTGTGGCCCTGGTCGGTGATAATATGAAAAGCCACCAAGGTTTGAGCGGAAAAATGTTCAGCACCTTGGGCAAGAACAATGTAAACATTAGAGCTATTGCGCAAGGGGCATCGGAGCGGAACATCTCCGCAGTCATTAAAAAAGAGGATGTAAAAAAGGCACTGAATTCATTGCACGAGACCTTTTTCGAAGAAAACATCAAACAGCTCAACCTTTTTGTTATGGGAGTGGGCAATGTAGGAGCCAAATTCTTGGAGCAAATCCGTCAACAAAAAAAGTATTTAAAAGAAGAGTTAAAACTAAATGTCCGGGTTATCGGAATCAGCAACTCCAAGAAAATGGTATTTGACGAGAACGGAATTTCCCTAAAAGACTGGAAAAACGCATTGGACCAAGGTGTACGGACAGAAATGGAGGGATTTTTCGAAAAAGTTAGGTCACTTAATTTCCGAAACAGCATTTTTGTGGACAATACGGCAAGTGCTGATGTATCAAAAAGCTATGCCAATTACCTAAAAAATAGTATTTCGGTAGTTACCTGTAATAAGATTGCTTCCTCGTCGGACTTTGCAAACTACAAAGCATTGAAACAATTGGCCAAGGAATACAATGCACCCTATTTGTTCGAGACCAATGTTGGTGCAGGCCTTCCCATTATCGATACCCTAAAGCACTTGATCGCATCCGGTGATAAGGTTCGAAAAATACAGGCTGTTTTATCGGGTAGTTTAAACTTTGTGTTCAATACGTTCAACGATTCCATCACATTCCACGACGTAGTGAAACAAGCTCAGAATCAAGGCTATACCGAACCCGACCCAACCATAGACCTAAGCGGTGTAGATGTAATGCGCAAAATTCTAATCCTAGCACGGGAAAGTGGCCATCAATTGGAGATCGATGATATTGAGAACGATGCTTTTCTGCCCGAAGAAAGCTTGGAGACCAATTCCAACGAAGCCTTTTTTGAAAGTTTGAAAAAGTATGAATCCGATTTTCAAAAAATGTACAAACAAGCCAAAGACGCCGATTGCAAACTTAAATATGTTGCCCAATTTGAAGATGGCAAGGCCAAAGTTGGTCTTCAGCAAATTCCTAAGGGCCATGATTTTTATAATTTGGAGGGCAGCGACAATATTGTGCTGTTTTATACAGACCGATATATAGAGCAACCCTTGATCATTAAGGGTGCCGGTGCCGGTGCCGATGTAACCGCATCGGGTATCTTTGCGGATGTGGTGCGAATCGGAAATTTTTAA